The following proteins come from a genomic window of Trifolium pratense cultivar HEN17-A07 linkage group LG4, ARS_RC_1.1, whole genome shotgun sequence:
- the LOC123921680 gene encoding riboflavin biosynthesis protein PYRR, chloroplastic has protein sequence MLSLTPIANTFSFSSIICKCKASLDIHSDALDAGYIRRAARLADKSAGFTSPHPNFGCVIATPSGNVAGEGYLYAQGTSAAEVQAITSAGELSRGATAYLNMEPGDCDGDSTAVSALLQGGVKRVVIGMRHPLQHFRGNAVRALRSQGLQVDLLGEDLTSKLIEDAQKECLLVNAPLICRASSRVPFSVLKYAMTLDGKIAASTGHAWWISCKKSRSLVFELRARSDAIIVGGNTVRRDNPRLTARHGGGHMPMRIVMSQSLDLPEEANLWDMSEVSTIVVTQRGARKSFQKLLASKGVEVVEFDILNPRDVMEYFHDRGYLSVFWECGGTLAASAISSGVIHKVYAFVAPKIIGGKNAPSPVGDLGMVEMSQAINLIDVCYQQVGPDMLVSGFLQPLPDMAPTIPSREETFVVDPTVSPYESSIIFFYKTWDPYGALSNFSPHPIQMPDENGDNVTWSSVEHYYQAHKFVGVDDTSAQDCLERIKSAKSPEEAARIGRSMQRQRPDLIRPEWDNMKIDVMYSALKCKFSTYPHLSSMLVSTAGSVLVEASPHDLFWGGGREGEGLNYLGRLLMKLRSEFIEESSSSSESSSLAV, from the exons ATGTTGTCTCTCACTCCAATCGCCAACACCTTCTCATTCTCATCCATCATCTGCAAATGCAAAGCATCCCTTGACATTCACAGCGACGCGCTCGACGCTGGATATATCCGACGCGCCGCCCGCCTTGCAGACAAATCTGCCGGATTCACTTCCCCTCATCCCAACTTCGGTTGCGTCATCGCTACTCCATCCGGCAATGTCGCTGGAGAAGGCTACCTCTACGCGCAAGGTACCAGTGCCGCCGAAGTTCAAGCTATTACCTCTGCCGGAGAACTCTCCCGTGGCGCAACCGCTTATTTAAACATGGAACCCGGTGACTGTGACGGTGACAGCACTGCTGTGTCTGCTCTGCTTCAG GGTGGGGTCAAAAGGGTTGTCATTGGAATGAGACATCCTTTGCAACATTTTAGAGGCAATGCTGTGCGTGCACTCAGAAGTCAAGGATTGCAAGTTGATCTTCTTGGAGAGGATCTCACTAGTAAGCTTATAGAG GATGCCCAGAAAGAATGTCTTCTTGTTAACGCTCCTTTGATTTGTAGAGCTTCTTCGCGTGTTCCCTTTTCTGTTCTCAAGTATGCTATGACGCTTGATG GAAAGATTGCTGCTAGCACCGGTCATGCATGGTGGATAAGTTGCAAGAAATCTAGAAGTCTAGTTTTTGAGCTGCGAGCTAGAAGCGATGCAATAATTGTAGGAGGAAATACAGTTCGAAGGGACA ATCCGAGACTGACAGCGAGACATGGAGGCGGTCATATGCCAATGCGCATTGTAATGTCTCAGTCCCTCGATCTTCCTGAGGAAGCAAACTTATGGGACATGTCCGAGGTTTCTACCATAGTTGTAACACAAAGGGGTGCGAGAAAGAGTTTCCAGAAGCTACTTGCATCTAAAGGAGTTGAAGTTGTGGAGTTTGACATATTAAATCCCCGAGATGTTATGGAGTATTTTCACGATCGAGGATATCTTTCAGTTTTCTGGGAATGCGGAGGAACATTGGCTGCATCTGCTATTTCGTCTGGAGTAAttcacaag GTTTATGCATTTGTTGCTCCTAAAATTATCGGTGGAAAGAATGCACCATCTCCTGTGGGTGATCTTGGGATGGTTGAGATGTCACAGGCTATAAATCTAATTGATGTTTGCTATCAGCAG GTTGGGCCTGACATGCTTGTTAGCGGATTTCTTCAGCCGTTACCAGACATGGCTCCTACAATTCCATCACGAGAGGAAACTTTTGTTGTTGACCCTACTGTCTCACCATATGAATCCAGcatcatatttttctataaaactTGGGATCCTTATGGTGCATTGTCAAATTTCTCTCCTCATCCCATTCAAATGCCTGATGAAAATGGCGATAATGTGACTTGGTCAAGTGTGGAGCATTACTACCAg GCGCACAAGTTCGTTGGAGTGGATGATACTTCTGCACAGGATTGTTTGGAAAGGATCAAATCTGCAAAAAGCCCAGAGGAAGCTGCAAGAATAGGAAGGTCAATGCAAAGACAGCGTCCGGATCTG ATAAGGCCCGAGTGGGACAACATGAAGATCGATGTGATGTACTCGGCACTGAAATGCAAGTTCTCAACGTATCCACATTTGAGTTCTATGCTGGTTTCAACTGCTGGTTCTGTTCTAGTTGAGGCTTCTCCGCATGATCTCTTTTGGGGTGGAGGTCGAGAAGGTGAAGGCTTGAATTATCTTGGACGACTGTTGATGAAATTGAGGTCAGAGTTTATTGAGGAATCTTCGTCGTCAAGTGAGTCCTCTAGTTTAGCTGTATAG
- the LOC123921855 gene encoding protein BUNDLE SHEATH DEFECTIVE 2, chloroplastic, producing MNPIPRPFQTWIKGFAVIFGGIVTLNVASTLTLKAFQIASENKRKKTALPCMSCRGKGFYTCKLCNGKATISWSPMYDPIAINPCVCPTCEGNGVQRCLNCLGKGYD from the exons ATGAATCCAATTCCAAGGCCATTTCAAACATGGATTAAGGGTTTTGCAGTTATATTTGGTGGAATAGTAACACTGAATGTGGCTTCTACGCTTACCCTCAAAGCGTTTCAAATTGCTTCTGAGAATAAACGG aaaaaaacAGCGTTGCCGTGTATGAGTTGTAGAGGGAAGGGGTTTTATACGTGCAAATTGTGCAATGGAAAAGCAACCATATCTTGGTCTCCAATGTATGATCCTATTGCAATTAACCCATGTGTTTGTCCAACATGTGAGGGAAACgg GGTACAACGTTGTTTGAATTGTCTGGGTAAAGGCTATGACTAA